A DNA window from Maribellus comscasis contains the following coding sequences:
- a CDS encoding sensor histidine kinase: MRKIFIHSAVWLVLVYSLFFSLTVFLPVKSAAYRALSGILFMAGIFYFSGWVLAKEFLIKRKNLVLFILFEILVIFAFSVLRAKLLGLLPGDMIFFPNLQLEGRKLNPDNFLWRRSLLENSRFKSGRPAFLISLLMNTVLSIIAVLLSLYENKDKKERESREELQRSQEAQILYLKSQVNPHFLFNTLNNLYGLTYAKSELAPQMVLGLSDTMRYLIYETEQKLVPVEKELNFIHNYLDLEKMRISTPEHIRISSQVSRPSVFIPPLLLLPFIENCFKHGSIGKEDDGWVEIDIWDEKDRFFFVCKNNFPENRNKKAPGIGLANVKKRLQLIFGERYELKTITQDNEFMVSLAFPVFEKKNLL, translated from the coding sequence ATGAGAAAAATTTTTATTCATAGCGCCGTTTGGTTAGTGCTGGTTTACTCCCTGTTTTTTTCGCTAACCGTATTTTTACCTGTAAAATCCGCTGCGTATCGCGCCCTTTCAGGTATTCTTTTTATGGCCGGAATTTTCTATTTTTCAGGTTGGGTGTTGGCAAAAGAATTTCTTATCAAACGAAAAAATCTTGTTCTTTTTATTCTTTTTGAAATCCTTGTCATTTTTGCTTTTTCAGTGCTAAGAGCAAAACTATTAGGATTACTGCCCGGCGATATGATATTTTTCCCTAACCTTCAACTAGAAGGAAGAAAATTGAATCCCGATAATTTTTTATGGCGACGAAGTCTTTTGGAAAACAGCCGTTTTAAGTCAGGAAGACCTGCCTTTTTAATTAGCCTTTTAATGAATACCGTTTTAAGTATTATTGCCGTATTACTGAGTTTGTACGAAAACAAAGACAAAAAGGAAAGGGAAAGCCGCGAGGAATTACAACGCAGTCAGGAAGCACAAATTCTTTATCTGAAATCGCAGGTAAACCCCCATTTTTTGTTTAATACGCTAAATAATCTTTACGGACTTACTTACGCAAAATCAGAGCTGGCTCCGCAAATGGTGCTTGGTTTGTCAGACACAATGCGTTATCTGATTTACGAAACAGAACAGAAACTGGTACCGGTTGAAAAAGAACTCAATTTTATACACAACTACCTCGATTTGGAAAAAATGCGTATTTCAACACCTGAACACATTCGCATTTCAAGTCAGGTGAGTCGGCCCTCGGTTTTTATTCCGCCGCTTTTGTTGCTGCCTTTCATTGAGAATTGTTTTAAACACGGAAGTATTGGGAAAGAAGATGATGGCTGGGTAGAAATTGATATCTGGGATGAAAAAGACCGTTTTTTCTTTGTTTGTAAAAATAATTTCCCTGAAAACAGAAATAAAAAGGCCCCGGGAATTGGACTGGCAAATGTGAAAAAGCGACTCCAACTTATTTTTGGAGAACGCTACGAACTAAAAACCATTACTCAGGACAATGAATTTATGGTTTCGCTGGCGTTTCCAGTGTTTGAAAAAAAGAACCTGTTATGA
- a CDS encoding metallophosphoesterase family protein, giving the protein MKKNFLLLFLMANISLSIVAKEDSKPGLKFKDGKFKIIQFTDLHFKYNSFRSDSVLEMMKAAIAAEKPDLVVITGDVVCSDDTKKAWLDVTKPLVESEVPWAVTLGNHDIEYELTGDEIMETISGLPYNLTENGPKEISGSGNYILKVDGSKSKDTEAILYFIDSHSGIPKEKGMGRYDWIKSDQVQWYREQSKKLTKENGGTPYPALAFFHIPLPEFKEVWGKETTVGVKEESVCSPDINSGMYNAFFESKDVMGMFVGHDHVNNYIGCLRGICMVYGESSGRETYGGIGKGYRIIELYEGQRKFDTWVRTKYEQDRDKDIWEPIHNTEKEDFVTYPDSFAETK; this is encoded by the coding sequence ATGAAAAAGAATTTTTTACTTTTATTCCTGATGGCAAATATTTCATTAAGTATTGTGGCAAAAGAGGATTCAAAACCCGGGCTAAAATTTAAGGATGGTAAATTCAAAATCATTCAGTTTACCGACCTCCATTTTAAATATAATTCTTTTCGTTCCGACAGTGTTTTGGAAATGATGAAAGCTGCAATTGCCGCTGAAAAACCGGATTTAGTAGTAATAACCGGCGATGTGGTTTGTTCCGACGACACAAAAAAAGCATGGCTGGACGTAACGAAGCCGCTGGTAGAATCGGAAGTTCCGTGGGCAGTAACGTTGGGAAATCATGACATTGAGTACGAACTAACCGGCGACGAAATTATGGAAACCATCAGCGGCCTCCCCTACAACCTTACAGAAAATGGCCCCAAAGAAATTTCGGGTAGTGGAAATTATATTTTGAAAGTAGATGGTTCGAAATCAAAAGATACTGAAGCTATTCTTTATTTTATCGATTCACATTCCGGTATTCCCAAAGAAAAAGGAATGGGACGTTACGACTGGATCAAATCGGATCAGGTGCAATGGTACCGTGAACAAAGCAAAAAATTAACAAAGGAAAACGGCGGAACTCCTTATCCGGCGCTGGCGTTTTTTCATATTCCACTTCCTGAATTTAAAGAAGTTTGGGGTAAAGAAACAACAGTCGGAGTAAAAGAAGAATCGGTTTGTTCTCCTGATATCAACTCGGGAATGTACAATGCTTTTTTTGAGTCGAAAGATGTAATGGGGATGTTTGTTGGCCACGACCACGTAAATAATTACATCGGCTGTCTGCGCGGTATTTGTATGGTTTACGGAGAATCGAGCGGACGCGAAACTTATGGCGGCATTGGAAAAGGTTACCGAATTATTGAACTTTACGAAGGCCAGCGCAAATTCGATACCTGGGTTCGCACAAAATATGAACAGGACAGAGATAAAGATATTTGGGAACCAATCCACAATACAGAGAAGGAAGATTTTGTAACTTACCCCGATTCTTTTGCAGAAACGAAATAA
- a CDS encoding DUF6515 family protein, whose protein sequence is MKTKFTIRRLFLVVFLLGAFMEMNAQVTVVRRGAVVVRRPYVRPVPPPPPVVRVPVVRPVAWYPRPLPGVVVTTLPVHYTVCYAGVNPYYYSDGIYYVKEAKTDAYKVVRPPVGTIVPALPEDAKQNVLDGKVYFEFQTVIYKEIETEEGVRFEVVGYSEN, encoded by the coding sequence ATGAAAACAAAATTCACAATCCGAAGGCTTTTTCTTGTTGTCTTCCTATTAGGAGCTTTTATGGAAATGAATGCTCAGGTAACTGTTGTTCGGCGAGGGGCGGTAGTTGTGAGGCGACCTTACGTGAGACCAGTTCCTCCACCGCCTCCTGTTGTTCGGGTTCCTGTTGTTCGGCCCGTTGCCTGGTATCCGCGGCCCTTACCCGGAGTAGTCGTTACAACTTTGCCGGTTCACTACACCGTGTGTTATGCAGGAGTAAATCCATACTATTATTCCGACGGCATTTACTATGTGAAGGAAGCAAAGACCGACGCTTATAAAGTGGTTCGTCCGCCAGTTGGAACCATTGTTCCGGCGCTTCCCGAAGATGCAAAACAAAATGTTCTGGACGGCAAAGTCTATTTCGAGTTTCAGACAGTGATCTACAAGGAAATAGAAACAGAAGAAGGTGTAAGGTTTGAAGTTGTTGGTTATTCAGAAAATTAA
- a CDS encoding DUF6515 family protein, translating to MKASISLAFIFFFLLVGSEAFSQRAVVKTPRKTVVTGPRGTVIYKKKPVVVAPVKRISRHAVVVHYQTRPYYYHSGVFYVSRSGAYVQVVPPVGIRVAVLPPKYVRVVVGPSVYFYATGVFYVKDVSSANYIVAKPPVGVVVATIPKEAAEVEFQGALCYEYNDVLYKPVPEDKSYQVVGEL from the coding sequence ATGAAAGCAAGTATTTCTTTAGCATTTATATTTTTCTTTTTGCTTGTTGGCTCTGAAGCTTTTTCTCAAAGAGCGGTTGTAAAAACACCCCGAAAAACAGTGGTGACAGGGCCAAGAGGAACCGTTATTTATAAAAAGAAGCCAGTGGTTGTGGCTCCTGTGAAAAGGATTTCCAGACATGCAGTTGTAGTTCATTATCAAACTCGTCCGTACTATTATCACTCTGGAGTATTCTATGTCAGCCGAAGTGGTGCTTATGTTCAGGTTGTTCCTCCTGTTGGAATCAGAGTTGCAGTGTTGCCGCCCAAATATGTACGTGTAGTCGTCGGCCCTTCCGTATATTTTTATGCTACTGGCGTTTTTTATGTTAAAGATGTTTCTTCCGCCAATTATATTGTTGCAAAACCTCCGGTTGGGGTCGTTGTTGCAACGATTCCCAAAGAGGCAGCAGAAGTTGAATTTCAGGGAGCACTTTGTTACGAATACAATGATGTACTATACAAACCTGTTCCTGAAGATAAATCTTATCAGGTGGTAGGAGAGTTGTGA
- a CDS encoding TonB-dependent receptor, whose amino-acid sequence MIIFKYNYNHLVSVFILAFLFIGFLPASGQKSITGIVKEKNTGETLPYASVIMEGTTNGTTTNADGYFTLFNIPENGVLLTVRFLGYTNAQVRVEGDDLLNLVVIEMEQETKNIDEIVVAARRNMMKVSDNVGQVSISPKQLTSLPSLGEKDIFRSMQLLPGVSGTNEASSGLYVRGGTPDQNLILFDGFTVYHVDHFYGFFSAFNANAIKDVQLYKGGFEPKFGGRTSSVVEITGKTGNENDFKLGAEVSSISANIYTEIPLWGKGSVLFAARRSYAEIIKSGLYEDIFDMAGNETSVQNYTSGRFQTQDTEPVFNFYDMNLKATYKPSDKDVISLSFYSGSDNLDNTIDFNTSTRGLSGSSANISTNTTDLTEWGNHGMSARWGRKWGTQLYSNTVVSYSQFYSNRDRTTSTIVTRDETDTTFVGIIQDNKVLDFSVRQDFEYELNANHNLAAGVHFTGNNIRFENDLNDTTLLDLDNKGNIYAAYLQDKWSLSKNVNLTFGARVNYFDVTQKYYFEPRIQTIFKWSPRLKTKAAWGIYNQFINRSVQEDLEQGSYEIWLLSDDEIVPVQSATHYILGMSYEADKWLFDVEAYYKDLGGLSELNPRVGSTVSASDDLQDIYTNSFFEGTGIAKGIEFLIQKKFGNYTGWIAYTLSKTEHRFDDIEDHPFPALHDQTHEIKLVNSYKWRKWTLAGTWVYATGKPYTAPAGGYSLTLLNGTEQYYVVLSDKNGQRLPAYHRLDVSATYDFKIGEVPASLGLSIFNLYNRANVWYKEFTIDSDNDIYAETNVNFIGFTPSLFFSIEF is encoded by the coding sequence ATGATAATCTTTAAATACAATTATAATCATCTTGTTTCAGTTTTTATTTTGGCATTCCTCTTTATAGGTTTTCTTCCTGCTTCAGGCCAAAAAAGTATAACCGGAATCGTTAAAGAAAAGAACACCGGAGAAACATTGCCTTATGCAAGTGTAATTATGGAAGGAACAACCAATGGAACCACTACCAATGCCGACGGTTATTTCACCCTTTTTAATATTCCGGAAAACGGAGTCTTACTAACAGTTCGGTTTTTAGGCTACACAAATGCGCAGGTGCGTGTAGAAGGGGATGATTTGCTGAATTTGGTTGTTATTGAAATGGAACAGGAAACCAAAAATATCGATGAGATTGTAGTCGCCGCCCGCCGAAATATGATGAAAGTTTCAGATAATGTGGGACAGGTAAGTATTTCTCCCAAGCAACTTACTTCGCTGCCAAGTCTTGGTGAAAAGGATATTTTCAGGTCGATGCAACTGTTGCCGGGTGTGAGTGGAACAAACGAAGCTTCTTCCGGCCTCTACGTCAGAGGCGGAACTCCTGATCAGAATTTGATTCTTTTTGACGGATTTACAGTTTACCATGTAGATCATTTCTATGGTTTTTTTAGTGCTTTTAATGCCAATGCAATTAAAGACGTGCAGCTTTATAAAGGCGGCTTTGAACCAAAGTTTGGAGGGCGTACTTCGTCGGTTGTTGAAATTACCGGGAAAACCGGAAACGAAAACGATTTTAAACTGGGTGCGGAAGTGAGCTCTATCAGCGCAAATATTTATACTGAAATTCCGCTTTGGGGAAAAGGATCAGTTTTATTTGCTGCACGCCGTTCTTATGCCGAAATAATAAAAAGCGGTTTATATGAAGATATTTTTGATATGGCAGGCAACGAAACTTCTGTGCAGAATTATACTTCAGGAAGATTTCAAACACAGGATACAGAGCCGGTTTTCAATTTTTATGATATGAACCTGAAAGCAACGTACAAACCATCCGATAAAGATGTGATTTCACTTTCATTTTATTCTGGCAGCGACAACTTGGACAATACAATCGATTTTAACACAAGTACCCGAGGACTATCCGGTTCCAGTGCGAATATCAGTACCAACACAACCGACCTTACAGAATGGGGAAACCATGGAATGAGCGCGAGGTGGGGACGAAAATGGGGAACGCAACTATACAGCAATACAGTTGTGTCCTATTCCCAGTTTTACAGCAACCGCGACAGAACGACTTCAACTATCGTTACCCGCGATGAAACGGATACAACATTCGTTGGAATAATTCAGGATAACAAAGTGTTGGATTTTTCCGTGCGCCAGGACTTTGAGTATGAACTAAATGCCAATCATAATCTTGCTGCAGGAGTTCATTTTACGGGTAACAACATTCGTTTCGAAAATGATTTGAACGATACTACTTTACTCGACTTGGACAATAAAGGAAACATTTACGCCGCTTATTTACAAGACAAGTGGTCGCTATCAAAAAATGTGAATCTTACATTTGGGGCTCGGGTTAATTATTTTGATGTTACCCAAAAGTATTATTTCGAGCCTCGTATCCAAACTATTTTTAAGTGGTCTCCCCGATTGAAAACAAAAGCTGCCTGGGGGATCTACAATCAATTTATAAATCGCAGTGTTCAGGAAGATTTAGAACAGGGAAGTTATGAAATATGGCTTCTTTCTGACGATGAAATTGTTCCCGTGCAGTCGGCAACTCATTACATTCTGGGAATGTCGTACGAAGCCGATAAATGGCTGTTTGATGTAGAAGCGTATTACAAAGATTTGGGTGGTTTGTCGGAGTTAAATCCGCGGGTAGGTAGCACTGTTTCCGCATCAGATGATTTGCAGGATATTTATACAAATTCATTTTTTGAAGGAACCGGAATTGCAAAAGGAATAGAATTTTTGATTCAAAAAAAATTTGGTAATTATACCGGTTGGATCGCTTATACGCTGAGTAAAACTGAACATCGATTTGATGATATTGAGGATCATCCTTTTCCTGCTTTACACGATCAAACCCACGAAATAAAACTGGTAAACAGTTACAAATGGAGAAAATGGACGCTGGCGGGAACCTGGGTTTATGCAACCGGAAAACCTTACACGGCGCCTGCCGGAGGTTATTCGCTTACTCTACTGAATGGAACTGAGCAATATTACGTTGTATTGAGTGACAAAAATGGACAGCGTTTACCTGCCTACCATCGCCTTGACGTGAGTGCAACTTACGATTTTAAAATTGGTGAAGTGCCCGCGTCTCTCGGCTTGTCAATTTTTAACTTGTATAACAGGGCAAACGTTTGGTACAAAGAATTTACCATCGACTCTGATAACGATATTTACGCCGAAACCAACGTGAATTTTATCGGTTTTACACCCAGCTTGTTTTTCAGTATTGAATTTTAA
- a CDS encoding glycerophosphodiester phosphodiesterase family protein gives MKTLKNILVFGFFVMLIAGCSSKNSNEFSDTKSAEKATAKIEIVNHRGANRLAPENTFASARKAIENGAEFVEVDVRRSKDGVYYLLHDQSLDCTTNGTGQISETLSTVIDTLDAGSWFSYEFSGEKVPRLKEYLQWIKGKAKVYFDVKDASLSELTDIIKNAEMENNCFFWFSDNKIAKEFHQKYPGIALKINAYSIEVLDSVKVNYNPQIIECSVDNLSDEFIDACHKRDLKVMPWIPGNDMEAYRITLQKNVDMINLDNPDIFSSMQENNGDFKGYKLIAHRGGITEGKYSEYDPESIREAINRGYYMLEIDIRQTKDGILILNHDPDFNKFFNNPKKVKEMNWEEIKQLRSVKGNFRPMLLEELAQMCSGKIKFMLDLKEDNPTIEYYRKLEEILEKYDLLTNAYFIDNDAKKYFRGKAKFNFRVHEAEKIKDELSQGKNVACNYFLFDNANRINSEIVKWCQQNSITIVPSVNDFHYRYENDMRGAKRDIEFLKECGITEFQIDSQYDRWLR, from the coding sequence ATGAAAACATTAAAAAATATTTTAGTTTTTGGATTTTTCGTGATGCTTATTGCAGGTTGTTCTTCGAAAAACAGCAACGAATTTTCAGATACAAAAAGTGCAGAGAAAGCAACAGCAAAAATCGAAATTGTAAATCACCGTGGGGCAAACCGCCTGGCACCGGAAAATACATTTGCTTCGGCACGAAAAGCCATTGAAAACGGAGCCGAATTTGTGGAAGTGGATGTGCGCCGGAGCAAAGACGGAGTGTATTATCTTTTACACGACCAAAGCCTGGACTGTACCACTAATGGAACAGGACAAATTTCGGAAACACTATCAACAGTTATCGACACACTGGACGCCGGTAGCTGGTTTAGTTACGAGTTTTCCGGTGAAAAAGTCCCGAGGCTGAAAGAGTATCTCCAATGGATAAAAGGGAAAGCAAAGGTTTATTTCGATGTAAAAGATGCCAGCCTGAGTGAACTAACTGATATCATCAAAAATGCAGAAATGGAAAACAATTGCTTTTTCTGGTTTTCCGATAATAAAATAGCAAAAGAATTTCATCAAAAATATCCCGGTATTGCACTGAAAATAAATGCGTACAGTATAGAAGTGCTTGATTCTGTAAAGGTAAATTATAATCCTCAAATCATCGAATGCTCGGTCGATAATTTATCTGATGAATTTATTGATGCCTGCCATAAAAGGGATTTGAAAGTAATGCCGTGGATCCCGGGGAATGATATGGAAGCTTACCGGATTACTCTTCAAAAAAATGTGGATATGATCAACCTCGATAATCCCGATATCTTTTCGTCAATGCAGGAAAATAACGGCGATTTTAAAGGATATAAACTAATTGCTCACAGGGGAGGCATTACCGAAGGCAAATACAGTGAATATGATCCGGAGTCGATCCGGGAAGCAATAAACCGGGGGTATTACATGCTCGAAATTGATATCCGACAAACCAAAGACGGAATTCTGATTCTTAACCATGATCCTGACTTTAATAAATTTTTTAATAATCCCAAAAAAGTAAAAGAGATGAACTGGGAAGAGATTAAGCAACTCCGCTCGGTCAAAGGAAATTTCCGGCCTATGTTACTGGAAGAACTCGCGCAAATGTGTTCCGGTAAAATTAAATTTATGCTCGATCTAAAGGAAGATAATCCAACAATTGAATACTACCGGAAATTGGAGGAAATACTCGAAAAATATGATCTGCTTACAAATGCTTATTTTATTGATAATGATGCAAAAAAATATTTCCGGGGAAAGGCAAAGTTCAACTTCAGGGTTCATGAGGCAGAAAAGATAAAAGACGAACTCTCACAAGGCAAAAATGTGGCCTGTAACTATTTTCTTTTCGACAATGCCAACCGGATAAATTCGGAAATTGTAAAATGGTGTCAACAGAATTCTATTACAATTGTTCCTTCAGTAAATGATTTTCACTATCGGTATGAAAACGATATGAGGGGGGCGAAAAGGGATATCGAATTTTTGAAAGAATGCGGGATAACTGAATTTCAGATAGATTCTCAATATGACCGGTGGCTCAGGTAA
- a CDS encoding DUF4249 family protein yields the protein MKKLFIIPFALLVLFACENEDELEETITQQVVEAYLYNGSSDLDIKLSEITPFEDLGSEEETLISAAEVYVTIDGADFILQEKSDMPGHYSFSDSGITIQSEQEISFLFVQGQEEVTAETTVPQKPQNVQLSESEKYIEQITSLMDLTQLADATVEISWDNPDNSYYYVSVKNITDNPKTIDPNDYIPDVDGINTPPLPTSFSILWLNELSDYGTYEIIVYKVNSEYVDLYNTQQQDSRTLNEPLTNIQNGYGIFTAFASDTVYLEIVEP from the coding sequence ATGAAAAAATTATTTATAATCCCGTTTGCTTTGCTTGTCCTTTTTGCCTGTGAAAATGAAGATGAATTGGAGGAAACCATAACACAACAGGTAGTGGAGGCTTATTTGTATAACGGAAGTTCAGATCTCGATATAAAGCTTTCAGAAATAACTCCTTTTGAGGATTTGGGTTCTGAAGAAGAAACATTGATTTCTGCAGCTGAAGTATATGTAACCATCGACGGGGCAGATTTTATTCTCCAGGAAAAATCGGATATGCCGGGACATTACTCTTTTTCTGATTCGGGTATCACAATTCAATCGGAGCAGGAAATTTCATTTTTGTTTGTTCAGGGACAGGAGGAAGTTACTGCAGAAACCACGGTTCCTCAGAAACCTCAGAATGTGCAGCTTTCGGAATCAGAAAAATACATTGAGCAGATAACCAGTCTGATGGACTTAACACAGCTGGCGGATGCAACCGTTGAAATTTCGTGGGATAATCCTGATAACTCGTACTATTATGTTTCAGTGAAAAATATTACAGATAATCCGAAAACGATTGATCCGAATGATTATATCCCGGATGTGGATGGAATTAATACGCCGCCGTTACCCACAAGTTTTTCAATTTTATGGTTGAATGAGCTGAGTGATTACGGAACTTACGAGATTATTGTTTATAAAGTGAATTCTGAATATGTAGATTTGTACAACACCCAGCAGCAAGATTCGCGAACCTTAAATGAGCCTTTAACAAATATTCAAAATGGGTATGGAATTTTTACCGCCTTTGCATCGGACACTGTTTATCTGGAAATAGTAGAACCTTAA
- a CDS encoding porin family protein, with product MKKIAFIIISVFTAFASSAQDYTNFGYKPVYSIHTPKIGVVGGFHLSNFYNESVGDPNFQPGFHIGTSLLLPLSQNFSFEPQLLYSKKGGELDYAYDFYYNEQSVNYRLHYIEMPFLLNIHTRGITDFIIGGYGSYLLDATFSVTTAYSYGYGELNYGDFEKYDYGLVGGMAFNFPFSKLMFKYSCGFADVAKENTAYIYLKDARNHAFSVSFIRYFR from the coding sequence ATGAAGAAAATAGCATTCATTATTATATCGGTTTTTACGGCTTTTGCTTCATCAGCACAAGATTATACCAATTTTGGTTACAAACCGGTTTATAGCATCCATACACCAAAAATTGGAGTTGTTGGCGGTTTTCATCTGAGCAATTTTTACAACGAATCGGTAGGGGACCCCAACTTTCAGCCAGGATTTCATATTGGAACATCCCTGCTTCTTCCGCTGTCGCAAAATTTTTCATTTGAACCGCAACTCCTTTATTCAAAAAAAGGGGGCGAGCTTGATTATGCATACGATTTTTACTACAATGAGCAGTCGGTAAACTATCGTTTGCACTACATCGAAATGCCATTTTTATTGAATATTCATACCCGTGGAATTACCGATTTTATTATTGGTGGCTACGGAAGTTATTTGCTTGATGCCACATTTTCGGTAACAACCGCCTATTCCTACGGTTATGGCGAGTTAAATTATGGCGACTTCGAGAAATATGATTACGGACTCGTTGGAGGAATGGCTTTCAACTTCCCGTTTAGCAAGTTGATGTTTAAGTATTCCTGTGGGTTTGCAGACGTAGCCAAAGAAAATACGGCCTACATTTATCTGAAAGATGCCCGGAATCATGCTTTTTCGGTATCGTTTATCCGCTACTTCCGCTAA
- a CDS encoding RagB/SusD family nutrient uptake outer membrane protein, translating to MKTHRIINIAYVLATLLLIGGCTNLDVPVESEITTDNFPVTEEDFIAVSGPIYTNLAPYYFKSYWFLQEFSADGLILTANGGNWYDDGRYQNYHMHTWNTEQRFIREVWDWCYAGISSCNSVLTLYESAEDNNTKEMAVAEVKTMRAFYHFILMDVYGDVPLVTTFGEEVTTRTDRTEVFDFLEEDLLDAVNYLSTIVDQSTYGRPTKYMAYALLAKLYINAEIYTGENRYNDVVSVCDEIIDSGSYTLDDDYLAVFDIDNGPDIKDIIFAVTYNSEDSQQQYWARYWLHKALREKFSLPYNPSGCVRALPEYYDLFNDANDRRNAIWLTGKQYDWQGNPITIETTNSGLDADYSGNDPDGEITYHLEFTREIVFDDFDKFDTGDDQLGKAIGYRCNKFYPDSTSTSRQQNNDWPVFRYADVLLMKAEAILRGASATLGQTPLSLVNMVRERSNAGDFNDIDLDGLLDERARELCYEGWRRNDLIRYGKFEDSWGFKTDNDVNKRIYPVPQDELDINPSLGQNPGYE from the coding sequence ATGAAAACGCATAGAATTATTAATATCGCATATGTTTTAGCCACATTATTACTAATTGGCGGATGTACGAATCTGGACGTTCCGGTAGAATCGGAAATAACAACAGACAATTTCCCTGTAACAGAAGAAGATTTTATTGCCGTATCCGGGCCAATTTACACCAACCTGGCACCTTACTATTTTAAATCTTATTGGTTCCTGCAGGAATTTTCTGCCGATGGGCTAATCCTTACTGCAAATGGAGGAAACTGGTATGACGATGGCCGGTATCAGAACTACCACATGCATACCTGGAATACAGAACAACGTTTTATTCGCGAGGTTTGGGACTGGTGCTATGCTGGAATCAGCTCTTGTAACAGTGTGCTTACGTTATATGAATCGGCAGAAGATAACAATACAAAAGAAATGGCTGTGGCAGAGGTAAAAACCATGCGGGCTTTTTATCATTTTATTTTGATGGACGTATATGGTGATGTTCCCCTGGTGACAACTTTCGGGGAAGAAGTAACCACACGCACTGACCGGACTGAAGTATTTGATTTTCTGGAAGAAGATTTATTAGATGCCGTTAATTATCTAAGCACAATCGTTGACCAGAGTACTTACGGGCGTCCAACAAAATACATGGCTTATGCCTTGTTGGCGAAGTTGTATATTAATGCTGAAATATATACAGGTGAAAACCGGTACAACGATGTAGTCTCAGTTTGTGATGAAATAATAGATTCAGGGAGTTATACCCTTGATGATGATTATTTAGCTGTATTCGATATTGACAACGGCCCTGATATAAAAGACATTATATTTGCCGTCACATACAATTCCGAAGACAGCCAACAGCAATACTGGGCCCGCTACTGGTTACATAAAGCATTGAGAGAAAAATTCAGCCTGCCTTATAATCCCAGTGGCTGTGTAAGGGCACTGCCAGAATATTACGATTTGTTCAACGATGCGAACGACAGGCGTAACGCTATATGGCTAACAGGCAAGCAATACGACTGGCAGGGTAATCCAATTACGATTGAAACTACAAACTCAGGCCTCGATGCCGATTACAGCGGCAATGACCCGGACGGAGAAATAACCTATCATTTGGAATTTACACGAGAAATTGTATTTGATGACTTTGATAAATTTGACACAGGAGATGACCAACTGGGAAAAGCAATTGGTTACCGTTGTAATAAATTTTACCCGGACAGTACATCTACAAGCCGCCAGCAAAACAACGACTGGCCTGTTTTCCGATATGCAGATGTTCTTCTTATGAAAGCAGAGGCAATTCTTCGCGGAGCATCAGCAACACTGGGACAAACTCCGCTATCACTCGTAAATATGGTACGCGAACGCTCCAATGCCGGTGATTTCAATGATATCGACCTCGATGGTTTGTTGGATGAACGGGCCAGGGAACTTTGTTACGAAGGATGGAGACGCAATGACCTAATCCGTTATGGAAAATTTGAAGACAGTTGGGGGTTTAAAACGGACAATGATGTGAATAAACGAATTTACCCGGTTCCGCAGGACGAACTTGATATTAATCCAAGCCTTGGGCAAAATCCGGGATACGAATAG